TTGGCGGTTGCAATCATTTCCGACATTTCAATAATCCAATGCCCCTGCATTTTGCGGTACACATTTTCATCATCCAGCTTCTTCAAGTCATCAGAGAACCAATCATCATTGACCGCAAGCAAACGGAAGAAAGAGGACTTTCCGGCTCCCTGACCGCCTACAAGACAGAGCATTACCTCAAATTTGCACCCCGGCTTAAAGGCTCGTGAGATAGCACCCAACAGAAACAACTTCAATGCTTCATAGGTGTAATCATCTGTATCAGAACCGAGAAAGCGGTGCAGACAGAAGCGTATGCGTTCCGTTCCGTCCCAGTGTAGGGCATTGAGAAAATCGCAGACAGGGTGGTAACGGTTTTCGTTGGCAATAACCGCAACTGCGTCTATGATTTTCTTTTCTACGGTCAATCCATAGTTTTCTTCAAAATATAGGAGCAGATATTTCACATCCACATCCGTCAATGTCGGGCTGTCACGATACCAACCGAGGGGCTTCACAATGTCGATTCTTTCGGTCAGAAGATTTTTTCGGATAGCTCCTTTCAAAAGTGGGTCATATTGCAGAACACGCTTATAATTTGCGGCAGTATTATAAACCTTACCTTTCTCGCTCTGCTCTAAGCTGTTTCGGATTTCTTCTACTGTGCATGGTTCTGTCTGCTGACAGTTCTGCAATTCGTTGTTCAAGTTTCAACACCTCCTTTCTCTGTTCTGCCACAAGTGCTTTTCGTTCCTCCAATGAACCATACAGAAGAATATCAAGCAGATATTCGATATAGTTCTTCTTATACAGTGCTTCTGCAAACAGAGGATTCCATTCCTCATCCGGCTGTTTAGGAGCGTATTTCTTTTCCCATTCTCTAAGAAGATGAAAATAATCCGTCAGCACCTTGTAGCAATGATTTTCTTCTTTTTGATATTTCTGCTCCGGTGTCGGCTCACGAATACGAGGGCGGACACTGGGCTTTTGTCGGCTGTCATAGTTAAGACCAAAATCTTCAGCAAGTTTGACAGCAGCTTCCCTCAGCCCGATACCGAATAGCTTCGCTGTGAGATCAACAGCGTCTCCGGTTGCTCCGCAGCCAAAACAGTAATAGCGTTCATCCAGCTTCATACTGGGGGACATATCCGAGTGAAACGGACAGCACGCCATACCTGTGCGACCCACTTTCAAGCCATAGGCTTCTGCGGCTTGTCGGGCAGTAACATTTTCTTTTACAATTTCAAATACATTCATGTGACTCCTTTCCTGAAACGAAAAAAGCACCTGTCATTTTCAAAACGAAAATAGCAAGTGCCTTAAAGTTCCATATTTAATTTTAGGTGCAAAAAAGCAGGAGACCTTTTCAGATTTCCTGCTTAGCAAAGCTGTGAAGATTTAATTGTGGTTGGGTTGCCAGTTATACAAACTGGGATTTTTCTTTTTAGAATGAATTATTTATTTTCTACAATAGCACCATATTTCGTATGCGGAAGATATTGTACCTTTAAATAAGTATTTTTATCAACATACCTTGAAAATACTGTGATTTCGATTTCATCATCTTTAACTTTATCATATAGAAAAATACTTCTTCTTTCAGAAGATATATCTGCACCACCATGAGATTGTTCAGTTACATATCCTTCTGCATAACTATACTGTTTGTTTATGATGTAAGGCATATCTAAAACAAAATCTTTCAAATATAAGATTAAAAGAATAGCTACTATAACAAGAATGGTATTAGCCAATCGAAGAAATATTATATCATTTTTTCCAGTATATTCTTTTTTTATCGCTTCTTTATCAAAAAATATCGAATAGATAAGTTTTCTTTTTTTAATTAGATAGATAATGCAAGCAATTAAAGCTATAACAAATAATGAAACTCTTATAAACAATCTAAATATAGCAAAATCCATAATATCATTCCCTTAAACTTCAAGTTTGTTGCTTACATTATACTTCATCAACCTAAAGAATGGAAGATATTTTCTTGCTCCCTAAAGCAAAAGCACCTGTCATTTTCAAAACGAAAACAGCAAGTGCCTTAGAGTTCCATATTCAGTTTTTGGGAAAAAAAGCAGGAGACCTTTTCTGATATGCTCCCTTTATGAGAGACAGTGAAAAAACAAACTGTCATCATGAAGGGAGCATATCATTCGGATCTCTTGCTTAGTAAAGCTGTGAAGATTTAATTGTAGTCAGTTTTTCTTATACCATCCGAAATTTATACTTTAATGTTCTCTCATAACAAAAATCAATTTTGTCCTCCAACAAAAATACCGTTTGGGGGATTATCCCATATAAAATTATCCTCAGCCACTTCGCTCTCTAATGCAATTTCAATTTTATATATCCCCACATTTTGGGCATTTTCATCATCCTCACTATACATATAAAAATTCATACAATACCGTTCCTTCTCTGTCAATATGAGATACATACCATCCAATTCCGTTTTCCTTTTACCATAGTTGCTTTCACTTGATGATGCACAATCGCCCTCAAAACTTTGGATACTGCCCTCAATATAATCGAAAAAAGCAGAGATTTCAGTGTCTAAATTCTCAATGTTCTTTTTGCTTTCTTCGGAAAATAGAGATTTGAGTTTCTCTGAATCCTGTTGCTTACATGCCTCGATAATTTGTTGACACATCTTATCCGTTTCATTTTGTTCAGAGCTAAACCAGTCATTGAAATATTTGTTAGAGCAGCCTGTTAAACCGAGTATAATAATCACACTGAAAAGCAACAGTACTTTCTTCATATAATTACATCCTTTACTTGATAATTGCAAAATCACTTATTGGATTAAGGTCATTACAAAAAATTTCTTACTATCATTATACTTCATCAACCTAAAGAATGGAAGATATTTTCTTGCTTCCTAAAGCAAAAGCACCTGTCATTTTCAAAGTGAAAACAGCAAGTGCTTTAGAGTTCCATATCCTGTTTTTTGCTTTTCGCCGGAAGTGTCCGGCTGACTTCACGCTCTGCCATTTCTTTCTTTTTTCGGCTCAACTGCTCTATAATGGAACTTTTGGCTTTCTTCTTGATTTGCTCCGTTCCGGCTTTTTTGACCTCCGGTTTCATCAGCGTGGTTTGAATTTTCTGAATGGTTGATTTCATAGCGTTTGTGATTCTGGCAATCACGCCATCCAATCGTTTCGTTGCATACTCGATTTCTTTCTTTGAAGCCTTACGCTCAGGGGAGAGAACCCATGCCTTAGACTGCTCCACCAGCTTAATATCCTCCTTGTGCGTTTCCAGTTTCACAGTATCAGCAACGACCTCAACCGCCTTGTCATAGGCAATATCGGCAACCTCGTCCACCAGAGCTTCCACATCCTCAATCTTCATCGTGAGTTCTTCCAGCTTTTGCTCCTGTGCTGCCAGTTGCTCCTTTTGCTTGAAAAGAATATAGTCCTGTTTTTCCAGATATGCACGACCACCATATTCCGGTTCTTCTTCCAGTTGTAAGCCATGCTTTTTCGCCACATCAAACAGCAGCACTCGGCAAGCTGAATCGAAAGTCATCTTGCGGTTATTTTTTCTTCCGACAGGCTTCTCCGGTTCCGGCAGTTCAAACCCCAGTGCTTCCAAAGCCTTTTCCTGTTGTGGGGCAATCTCCCCATATTGATTTTCACAGTCGAACACATGACGCTCGTGAATATGAGGGGTACTTTCATCCAAGTGCAGAGCCCAATTCAGGATATGGACATGAGAACCGAAACGCTCATTTACGATTTCCATAAATTCTGTGACGATCTCAATGAGCAATTCCGGTGGAACATGATTATCAAGCGTTCCAATCTGATAGACCGTTTCCTCTGGACAGGTCTTTTTGCTTTTGAGTAAATCTCCGGTTTCCTTATTTCTTTCAGGGTGTCGGTTCTTCACATTTCTTTCGTTCTGTCCGGTCACAAAATCACGATACCGCTGACGATAAAAAAGCTGTTCCACATCTTCAAAAGTGGCAGACAGCTCATTTTCCTTTTCGGGATTTTTGAAATTGCGGAAGCCATTGTAACAGTCCCAATAGAGATTTTGTTTGGCTCGTTCTTCGTCAATGTGTTCGCTGTTGGCAATGTCAAAACTGCGGTCATTGTGCTTCGGATTATAAACGCCATTCTTTCCGGCTCGTCCATTGTGTCTTGTTAATTTCACATGAGTTCCTCCTTTTCTTTTTGATTTCCCCGACAGGGGAGAAGGGCAGCGAAGCTGATTCCTTGCGGCTTTCTGCGTCAAGTAATACCCAGTACTAAGTGGCGAAACGCCACTTAACTG
This Ruminococcus hominis DNA region includes the following protein-coding sequences:
- a CDS encoding DUF5104 domain-containing protein, whose protein sequence is MKKVLLLFSVIIILGLTGCSNKYFNDWFSSEQNETDKMCQQIIEACKQQDSEKLKSLFSEESKKNIENLDTEISAFFDYIEGSIQSFEGDCASSSESNYGKRKTELDGMYLILTEKERYCMNFYMYSEDDENAQNVGIYKIEIALESEVAEDNFIWDNPPNGIFVGGQN
- a CDS encoding CHC2 zinc finger domain-containing protein; translation: MNVFEIVKENVTARQAAEAYGLKVGRTGMACCPFHSDMSPSMKLDERYYCFGCGATGDAVDLTAKLFGIGLREAAVKLAEDFGLNYDSRQKPSVRPRIREPTPEQKYQKEENHCYKVLTDYFHLLREWEKKYAPKQPDEEWNPLFAEALYKKNYIEYLLDILLYGSLEERKALVAEQRKEVLKLEQRIAELSADRTMHSRRNPKQLRAERER
- a CDS encoding plasmid recombination protein, which translates into the protein MKLTRHNGRAGKNGVYNPKHNDRSFDIANSEHIDEERAKQNLYWDCYNGFRNFKNPEKENELSATFEDVEQLFYRQRYRDFVTGQNERNVKNRHPERNKETGDLLKSKKTCPEETVYQIGTLDNHVPPELLIEIVTEFMEIVNERFGSHVHILNWALHLDESTPHIHERHVFDCENQYGEIAPQQEKALEALGFELPEPEKPVGRKNNRKMTFDSACRVLLFDVAKKHGLQLEEEPEYGGRAYLEKQDYILFKQKEQLAAQEQKLEELTMKIEDVEALVDEVADIAYDKAVEVVADTVKLETHKEDIKLVEQSKAWVLSPERKASKKEIEYATKRLDGVIARITNAMKSTIQKIQTTLMKPEVKKAGTEQIKKKAKSSIIEQLSRKKKEMAEREVSRTLPAKSKKQDMEL